The Amycolatopsis jiangsuensis nucleotide sequence GGTTCGGATTGTCGCGGTGGGTGAGGCCGTAGGGTGACCGCACCGCGTCGTCCTCCCGCCTCAGGAGCCGTTCTTGCCCCGGACTGTTGCCCCGTCCACCGTGCGCACGCTGCCCGTACTGGCCATTGTGGTCTGTCACGACGGAGCGGAATGGCTGCCGCTGGCGCTTTCCGCCCTGCGGCGCAGCACGGTCCGTCCCCGGCACGTGCTGGCGGTCGACACCGGATCCACCGACCGGACCGCGCAGCTGCTCGCCGAAGCCGCAGCCGGTGCGGCCGGGCCCGAGACCGCGCCGGTGCTGTCCGGAGTGCTCACGCTGCCCGGCGAGACCGGCTTCGCGGCGGCGATCGCGGCCGCCGTCGAGCACGCCGTCCAACGCTGGGGCGACCCCGGTGCGTGGCTGTGGATCCTGCACGACGACTGCGCCCCCGAACCGGACTGCCTCGAAACCCTCCTGCACACCGCCGAGCAGAACCCGTCGGCCAAGGTCCTCGGACCGCTCGGCCTCGACTGGGCCGAGCCCCGCCTCATCGTCGAAGCCGGGCTGTCCACCGACGCCTCCGGCCACCGCCAGCAGATGTCCGCCGAGGACGGCGAACCCAGCGAAGTCCTCGCCGTACCCAGCGCGGGATCGTTGATACAGCGGGAACTCTGGCACGACCTCGGCGGCTACGACGAGGATTTCCCGCTGCTGCGTGAGGATCTCGACTTCGGCTGGCGGGCCAACACCGCCGGCTCGCTCGTGCTGTCGGTCCCGGCGGCCCACGTCCGGCACGCCCGCGCGCTCTCCACGGGACAGCGCGTGCCGAGCGCCGCCGGTCCCTCGCTCGTCGCGGTGAACCGCGCCCACGGCTTACGTGTCTTTCTGGTGAACTGCTCGCCAACGTCGTACTGGCTCGGGCTGATCCGCCTTCCCGTGCTGCTGATGCTGCGCGCGCTGGTGTTCTTCCTGCTGCGCCGGACCACCGAAGCGGCCGCCGAACTGGCCGCGCTCCGCTACCTCTGTGGCGGCCGGGGAAACCTCCGCGCGGCTCGGGCGAAGCGCCGGGGCGTACCGCGCCCCGGCACCGTCCGCGGCCTGTTCATCAGCCGGACCACCAGGCTGCGCAACGCGATCCGGGCAGGAGTCGTCGGGCTCGTCCGCCGCGGCGTGCAGAGTGACCTGGCACTCGGCACGGTGCCGGACGGCGTCGAGCAGGAGACCGCGTGGATTCCGCCGGAGGCGCTGGCCGCGTCCGGCGCGCGGCCGGTCGGGCCGGACGCATTGCCCGCCGGAGCGTTGCGCGGGCTCAGCAGCCGCGGCTCCCGGCTCCGCAGGCCCGGCACCGTCGTCGCGGTGACCCTTCCAGACGCGGGAACTCCTCCGGAGTCCGAAGAGGACCGTGCCCGGCCGGAAGCCGGTGACCGGCCGGCACCCGCGCCCCGCCCGCAGGCGCCGGCCGCGGAACCGGACCTCGTGTTCGTGGCGGTCAACCGCCGCCGGGTGCTCGCGGCCACGGTGTTCGCGCCACCGTTCGTCCTGGTGGTCGTGCTGACCGTGCTGGCGTTGGTGATCAACCGCGATCGGCTCGGCCTCGATCTGTGGGGCGGGCAGCTGCTGCCGGTCGGCGGACTCGGCGAGATCTGGACGACCTACCTCTCGCCCTGGCACCCGATCGCCGGCGGCACCGGCGCACCCGCACCGGCGACCCTGCCGGTGCTCGGCACCCTCGGCGCCGTCTTCACCCCGATCGGCGGCCCGGCCGCGCTCGTCGCGATCCTGCTCATCGGGGACCTGCCGCTCGCCGGGCTCAGCGCCTACGCGGCAACGCGCAGGCTGCCGGTCCGCCGGTGGGTCCGCGCGGCCATCGCGGCGGCGTACGCGCTGCTGCCCGCCGCCACCGCGTCGGTCGCGCAGGGCCGGATCGACGTCGTGGTGGTCCACCTCGTGCTGCCGCTCGTGCTGGCGGGCCTCGCGCGGCTGCTCACCCGGCCCGGTACCCGATGGCTGCACGTCTCGGCGCTGTCGGCGTTCGGAGTGGCGCTGCTCGGCGCGTTCTCCCCGCTCGCGCACGGGCTCGTCCTGGTCGGACTGCTTGCCGGGTTCGTGGTGCTGCCCGCGCCGTCCGGTCTGGCCCGGCGGGTCGCGTCGGTCGGGATCGTGGTGCTGCTGCCGCTCGTTCTGCTGCTGCCGTGGCCGACGGTGCTGCTGCGGCATCCCGAACTGCTGGTGCAAGGGCTCGGCGGCCCGGCGACCGCGGCGTCCGGTGCGGACCTGGCCGGGCTCACCCCCGGTGGGCCGGGTGCGTGGCCGATCGGGGTCGCGATCCTCGCGGCAACGCTCGTCGCGCTCGTCGTCCGGCCGCGGAAGGAAGTCGCCGGCGGGCTGGCCGTCGCGGCGCTCGGCGTCGCCGGCGTGTTCCTGGTGCGGGAGGTACAGCTCAGCCCGATGCAAGGCGGCGCGCCCGCGTCCGGTTACGCCGGGGTGCCGCTGCTCTTCGTGGGCGCCGGGCTGCTGTGGGCAGTGCTCGCCACCTGGCAACGCGGCGGTTTCGGGCCGGTACCCGCATCGTGGCTGCCGAAGGTGCTCGCCGTGGCCGGCGCCGTGGTGGTGGCCGCGCTGGCCGCAGGGGCCGGCCTGGCCGGCGCACAGGGGCCGCTCACCGCACAGCCACGTCCGCAGCTGGCACCGGAGGTTTCCGCCGACGTCGCGGCGACCGGGCGGGCTGTGCTCGACCTCGGTTCGGGTACCGGGCCGGTGCGTCAGACCGGCGGCCGGCTCGCCCTCTTCGGCGACGACGAGCTCGCCCCGGTCACCGGAACCCCGGATCGGCTCGCCGGATGGCGCCGTGACCTGGGGCAAGGGGACGTCGCCGCGCTGAAACGCACACTGGCGGCCGCTGCCGCTTCGGGCGTCCAGTACGTGGTGTTGCCGGACGGCACGGACGCGAACGCGTTCGCCGCCGCGGCCGGTGACCTCGCGGCGGTGGGCGCGCCGGCCTCGGACGGACGGCCGGTGCTGCGGCTGCTGCCGAAGACCGGTGAGGTCGCCCTGATCTCCCCGGAACTGGCCAAGAAGGCGGTGACCGGGGGTGCCGCGCCCGGAACGAACCCCGGCGTCTCCCCGGTCGACGCCCAGCTTCCGGACGTGCGGGTCCGTGCCTCCGACGGACCCACCGGGCGGCTGCTCGTGCTCGCCGCGGAGCAGGAGGCCGGGTGGCAGGCCAGCGTGAACGGCAAGGCGGTCCCGATCGTGCCGGCCTGGGGGCATCAGGTCGCGGTGTCCGTGCCTGCGCAGTCCTCGGAGATCTCCGTGACGTTCCCGGGCACCGAACGCGGGCTGCTCCTGCTGGTGCAGCTGGCCGCGGTCCTGTTCACCGCGCTGACCGCCATCCCCTCGCGCCGCCGCCCGGCCGGGTAGAAGTGCCGCGCCGGGTGGCTCAGTCGCCTTCGATGACGTCCGGTTCGACGCCGAGGTAGCCGGCGACCTGCTCGACCAGGACGTCGTGCACGAGGTCGGCCAGTTCGACCGGGTCCTTGGCGCGGGCTTCGAGCGGGCGCCGGTAGAGCACGATCCGGGCCCGGGTGGGCAGCCCGGTGCGGTCCACCCCGGCCGGGACCAGCCGGGACAGCGGGACCGAACCGTCGTGCAGCACCCCGTCGGAGGGGACCCGCCCGTCCTCGTGGACCTCGGGTACGTCGTCGACCGCGACGTCGAGCTTGGTCAGCTCGTGCCGCCAGCGCGCCTCGATCGGCTCGAGCGCGTCGAGCACCAGCGCGTCGAAGCGCTCCGCGCGGCTGGCGGCAGCGGGCAGGGACGCGGGGTAGAGCGTCCCGCGCAGGCCCCGGCCGTGCCGGTCCCGCCGCAGTCGCTGCCGTTGTCGGTAGTCACGAGCCGTCGCCACCGGACAAGTCTATGCGCCTCGGCCGGGCACGCGCGTGTCGCCGCCCACGGCCTTGCGGCGACGCGCTATCGTTTCCGACCGTGCGGAGCGTACGGAAATGTTCGCGAACGGGTTGCCCCGAACCCGCTGTCGCCACGCTCACGTATGCCTATCGCGATTCGACCGCCGTCGTCGGCCCGCTGGCCACCGCGTCCGAACCGCACTCCTACGACTTGTGCGAGGCACACGCCCTGCGGCTGACCGTGCCCAAGGGCTGGGAAGTGGTCCGGCACGAGGGCACCTTCGCCACGCCGGAGCAGTCCGCCGACGAGCTGACCGCGCTGGCCGAGGCCGTACGGGAGGCCGGTCGCTCCGACCGGCCCGCCCCGGAGCCCGAGCCGGAGAACCCGTCCGGCAGGCGCGGGCACCTGCGCGTCCTGCCCGGGCGCGCCTGAGTCACGCTCCCGCCGGTAGGCTTTCGCCCGCGGCGCGACCGGCGCCGCGACGACACTAGCGGCGGGGAGAAGGCGTGCCAGACCTTTCCGGCATCGTGAAGGCCTACGACATTCGTGGCGTGGTCGGCGAACAGCTCGACGAGGCCCTGGTACGGGACTTCGGAGCCGCGTTCGCACTGCTGGTCAAGCCCGAGACGCCGTCGGTGGTGATCGGACACGACATGCGTGACTCGTCGCCGGGGCTCGCGGCCGCCTTCGCCGAGGGCGTGACCTCGCAGGGCCTCGACGTGGTGTCGATCGGCCTGTGCAGCACCGACGAGCTGTACTTCGCCTCCGGCTCGCTGAACATGCCGGGTGCGATGTTCACCGCCAGCCACAACCCGGCCGAGTACAACGGCATCAAGATGTGCCGCGCCGGTGCCGCCCCGGTCGGCCAGGACAGCGGGCTGTCCGAGATCCGCGACACCGTGGAACAGGGCGTGCCGGAGTTCCAGGGCCAGCGGGGCAGTGTCACTGAGCGGGACGTGCTCGGCGACTACGCCGGCTACCTGCGCGGCCTCGTCGACCTGAGCGGCTCGCGGCCGCTGAAGGTGGTCGTCGACGCGGGCAACGGCATGGGCGGGCACACTGTGCCGACCGTTTTCGATGGACTTCCCATTGAGATCGTGCCGATGTACTTCGAGCTCGACGGCACCTTCCCCAACCACGAGGCCAACCCGCTCGACCCGAAGAACATCGTCGACCTGCAGGCCAAGGTGCGCGAGACGGGTGCGGACGCCGGGGTGGCCTTCGACGGTGACGCGGACCGTTGCTTCGTGGTCGACGAGCGTGGCGAGCCCGTGTCGCCGAGCGCGATCACCGCGCTGGTCGCGGTGCGCGAGCTGGCCAAGGAACCGGGCGGCACGGTCATCCACAACCTGATCACCTCGAAGGGCGTGCCGGAGATCGTCGCCGAGCACGGCGGCAACCCGGTGCGCACGCGGGTCGGGCACTCGTTCATCAAGGCCGAGATGGCGCGGACCGGCGCGATCTTCGGTGGCGAGCACTCGGCCCACTACTACTTCCGCGACTTCTGGCGGGCCGACACCGGCATGCTGGCCGCGCTGCACGTGCTGGCCGCGCTCGGTGAGCAGGACGGGCCGCTGTCCTCGCTGACCCAGGACTTCTCGCGCTACGCCGCGTCCGGTGAGATCAACTCGACGGTCGACGACCAGGTCGCCCGGATGCTCGCGGTCAAGGACGCCTACGCGGGCAAGTCCGGTGCGGAGATCGATGAACTGGACGGGCTGACCGTGCAGCTGCCCGGCGGCGCGTGGTTCAACCTGCGCCCGTCGAACACCGAACCGCTGCTCCGGCTCAACGTGGAGGCCGCCGACCGGGCCGCGGTCGAGGCGCTGACCGACGACGTGCTGGGTCTCGTCCGTGGCTGACCGGACCACCCCGCGGGAGACTTCCGGGCAGGATCGTGTCCGGAAGGTGCCCTCCCCGACCCACTTTCGCGTGGTATGGAGGAACCATGGCCCTCACGCTTGACGCCCAGCTGCTCGAGATCCTCGCGTGCCCGTCGCCGGATCACGCGCCGTTGCGCCCGGGCACGCCGGACGACGCCGAGGCCGAGGCGCTGACCTGCACCGACTGTGGCCGGGTGTACCCGGTGCGGGACGGGATCCCGGTGCTGCTGCTCGACGAGGCGCTGGAACCGGGCGGTGCGGGACCGGAGGGTGCCGAAACGGGTGCTGCCGGTGAGCCGGATGACGACCATGCCGACAGTGCTTGACGATTCGCTGCTCGACGATCCCGCGCGGCTGGCCGAGGCCGACCGAGCGGGCCTGCTGCGTGCCGCCGCGATGGCAGGCGCGCAGGTGCGCGCCACTGTCGAGGCCGCGGCCGAGCTGGAGCTGAGCGAGCGGCTGGACCTGGGCCGTCCGCGGTCGCTCGTGCTCATCGACCGGCCAGGGGTGAGCCGGACGCTGACCCGGCTGCTGGCCGCGTTGCTCGCGCCGGCCTGTCCGGTCCCGGTCGTGGTGGCCGAATCGGTGCCTGCCTGGATCGGTGCGCTGGACGTGGTGTTCGCGCACACCGACGACCCCGGGGACCGCGAGCTGGCCGCCTCGCTGGAGCGGGCCGCCCGGTTCGGTGCGTCGGTGGTGCTGTCCGCGCCCGAGGACGGTCCGGTCGCGGCGTCCGTCGCGGGCAAGGGCGTGCTGCTCACGCCGCGGGTTCCGGTGCCGCCGGAGCTGGCGTTCCCGCGTGGGCTGGCCGCGGGGCTGCTCACCGCGAACGCGCTGGGTCTTCTGGTCGCCGACGTGCACGCGCTCGCCGACCAGCTGGACCTCGAAGCGGAGAAGGACTACCTGGCCAGAGAGTCGTTCGCGAACCCGGCCAAGGCACTCGCGTTGCGCGTGGCGGACCGGCTGCCCCTGCTGTGGGGGCTGGATCCGGTGGCTGTCGCGGTCGGCGAACACGCGGCGCACGCTTTCGCTGCGCACGCCGCCATGGTGTGCGACGTCGAGGACTACCGGCAGGCGATGGCGCGGCCCGCGCTGCGGATCGCCGCACAGTCCGGTGGCGGTGAGCGGGACATCTTCGCGGACCCGGACGAGGGTTCCGAGGGGTTCGCCACGCGCGTGCTGCTGCTGTCGGTGCGGACCGGGCCGGCCACCGACGCGGCCCGCTACCAGGCCGGGCAGGTGCTGCCCGGCGCCGACCTGGTCGTACCGGCCGAGGAGATCGAGGCCGACGAGATCATCCGGGCCGCGGTGCTGGCGCTGCGGTTCGAACTCGCCGCCGTTTATCTCGGGCTGGCGGCGGGCAGCATCGGCGGGGCCGGCAGATACGAGCCGGCCTCCGCCTGAGGGATCCGGGGCGCCACGCCCGCCGCGTACGGTGCACCGGCCCCGGCCGAGGGGAAGAATTGGGGAGTTGAGGTGACAGTGGAGCTGTTGCGCAACGCCGTACGGCCCTACGCGTGGGGTTCGCGCACCGCGATCCCGCAGCTGCAGGGTCGTCCGGTGCCGGCGCCGCACCCCGAGGCCGAGCTGTGGATGGGTGCCCACCCCGGCGACCCGTCGCACGTGATCGGCCCGGACGGCACCGAACGGAGCCTGCTGGCGCTCGTCGACGCCGATCCGGTCGGCCAGCTCGGACAGCGCTGTACCCGGCGCTGGGGTGGCCGGCTGCCCTTCCTGCTGAAGATCCTGGCCGCCGAGGAACCGCTGTCCATGCAGGCGCACCCGTCGGCGGCGCAGGCCGCGGAGGGGTACGCCCGGGAGGAGAAGCTCGGCATCCCGCGGGACGCGGCCAACCGCAACTACCCGGATCCCACGGCGAAGCCCGAGCTGGTCTGCGCGCTCACCGAATTCCACGCGCTCGCCGGGTTCCGCGATCCGCACCGCACGATCAAGCTGCTCAAGGCGATCGAAACGCCCGGCATGGCCAAGTACACCGGTCTGCTGGAGGCCCAGCCCGACCCGGACGGGCTGCGGGCGCTGTTCACCACCTGGATCACGCTGCCGCAGCGGGCCTTCGACGAGCTGCTGCCGGAGGTGCTCGACGCGTGCGTGCGGCACGTGGCCGACCACGGCGAGTTCACCGTCGAATGCCGCACCATCCTGGAGCTGGGGGAGACGCATTCGCGAGACGCCGGGGTGCTGGCCGCGCTGCTGCTCAACCGGCTGACCCTGCGCGCGGGCGAGGCGATCTACCTGCCGGCCGGGAACCTGCACCTGTACCTGCACGGCATCGCCGTGGAGATCCTGGCCAACTCGGACAACATCCTGCGCTGCGGGCTCACCCCGAAACACGTGGACGTGCCCGAGCTGCTGCGTGTGGTCGACTTCTCCTGCGGTGAAATGCCGGTGCAGCACGGCGAACCAGCCGGCCACGGGATGGCGGTCTACCACACCGACGCCCCCGAGTTCGAGCTGTCCCGTACGGAGTGGGCCGAGGGCGAGGACACCGAACTCGAGGTCGATTCCGTGGGCCCGCAGATCCTCCTCTGCACCGCAGGCGACCTGCTCGTCCTGGCCGACGACGGCGAACAGGTGGAACTGCGCAGGGGCCAGTCGGTATGGCTGCCCGCCGCCGACCCGCCGGTCCGAATCCGCCCCTTGGACGGCACCCACTCCCAACTGTTCCGCGCAACGGCGGGCACCTGCGAGGACTGAGCCGGGGTCTTCAGGAGGTCGCAGCTCGACACAGCGAGTACGAGACCAGTCGATCTTGCGGAAATACAACCTGCAGGTTATCCGTCAGAGGTGTGGACGGTGGTCTTGCTGAAAGCAAGTGGAGGACTGGTTCTTCGGCGGTGTCCAAGCTGGAGAAGGGCGATCTCGACCACACCCAGGTCGGCACACTCGACGCTTACGTCACTGCGCTCGGGGGCCACCTGCGGGTCGTCGCCGAATTCGACGACGAAACGCTCACCCTCGCCTGAACCGCGCTTTCCACGCGCAGGCGGAAAGGGCAAGCGGCGGCGTGGCTACCGCCTGGCTGGGCTCCTCCGGCGGAACGTCCTGATCGATCCGGGGGCTGCGCAGGCTCCCGGACGCGCGACCCTTTAGGCTCGCTTCCGGCAATTCGGGCGCCGACCACGGGGAGCAGGCTGTGTCAGCTGGCGGGGGTACCAAGGCGATCGTCGCGGCCTTGTCCGCGAATGCCGGGATCGCGGTGGCGAAGTTCGCCGGGTTCCTGGTCACCGGGTCGTCGTCGATGCTGGCGGAATCGGTGCACTCCCTGGCCGACACCGCCAACCAGGGGTTGTTGCTGCTCGGGAAGAAGTCGGCGCAGCGGCGGGCGACCCGCGAGCATCCGTTCGGCTTCGGGCGGGAACGCTACTTCTACTCGTTCGTCGTCGCGTTGCTGCTGTTCACCCTCGGTGCGGCGTTCGCGCTCTACGAGGGCATCCACAAGATCCTCGAACCGGAACCGCTGGAGGCGCCGCTGGTCGCGGTGATCATCCTGGTCGTCGCGGTCTGCCTGGAGGGCTACAGCTTCCTCACCGCGATCGGCGAATCGCGCAAGATCAAGGGCGACTACAGCTGGTGGCGGTTCATCCGCCAGGCCAAGGAACCCGAACTGCCGGTCGTGTTGCTGGAGGACACCGGCGCGCTGGCCGGTCTGGTGTTCGCGCTGCTCGGCGTCGGGCTCTCGGTGCTCACCGGCGATCCGGTGTTCGACGGTATCGGCACCGTGGCCATCGGGCTCCTGCTCGGCATCATCGCGGTGATCCTGATCGTCGAGATGAAGAGCCTGCTGATCGGCGAGGGCGCCACCGAGACCGACCTGGACACCATCGTCGGCGAGCTGACCGGGGGCGAGGTGGAGCGGGTGATCCACATCCGCACCCAGTACCTCGGCCCGGACGAGCTGCTCGTGGCCGCCAAGCTCGCGCTGGTCCCCGGTCTCGACACGGCGCGGATCGCCGCCGCGATCGACGCCGCCGAGGTCCGCGTTCGTGCGAAGGTCCCGGTGGCGTCGCTGATCTACCTCGAACCCGACCTCGACCGCGAACGGGGGTGACGACCGGCGCGCGCTAGGGTGGTCGCCCGGTCCCCACGAAGGTCACCGCAGGAGGTCAACGTTGCCCGGCACGGGTTTGTGGCGCACCAAGTCGATCGAGCAGTCCATCACGGACACCGACGAGCCGGATACCAAGCTACGGCGGAACCTGAGTGCCTGGGACCTGACCGTGTTCGGTGTCGCGGTCGTGGTCGGTGCCGGGATCTTCACCCTCACCGCGCGTACCGCCGGTGACTACGCCGGGCCCTCGGTGCCGGTCGCGTTCGTCATGGCGGCCATCGCCTGCGGGCTGGCCGCGCTCTGTTACGCCGAATTCGCCTCGACGGTGCCGGTGGCGGGCAGTGCCTACACCTTCTCCTACGCCACCTTCGGCGAGTTCGTGGCCTGGATCATCGGCTGGGACCTGATCCTGGAGCTGGCCGTCGGCGCGGCGGCGGTGGCCAAGGGCTGGTCGTCGTACCTGCAGACGGTGCTCGGCTACCTCTTCGGCGACGGGGCCACCTCGGCGATCGACCTCGGCGGCGGCTTCCAGCTCGACTGGGGCGCGCTGCTGCTGGTGGTCGTGCTGGTCACCTTGCTGGTGCTGGGAACGAAGCTGTCGTCGCGGTTCTCCATGGTGATCACCGCGATCAAGGTCGCCGTCGTGCTGTTCGTGATCGTCCTCGGCATCTTCTACATCAAGGGCGCGAACTACACGCCGTTCGTCCCGGACGGCAAGACCGGCGGCGCCGGGGAGACCGGGGTGGACCAGTCGCTGTTCTCGCTGATCGCCGGTGGCGCCAGCAGTTCCTTCGGGATCTTCGGCCTGCTCGCCGCGGCCTCGGTGGTGTTCTTCGCGTTCATCGGGTTCGACATCGTCGCCACCACCGCGGAGGAGACGCGCAATCCGCAGAAATCCGTGCCGCGCGGCATCTTCGGGTCGCTGGCCATCGTCACCGTGCTGTACGTGGCGGTCTCGCTGGTAGTCGTCGGGATGGTGCCCTACGGCGAGCTCGCGACGTCCGCGGGCGACGGCAGCCACAAGACGCTCGCGACGGCGTTCTCCGCCAACGGGGTGGACTGGGCGGCCAACCTCATCTCGGTCGGCGCGCTGGCCGGTCTGACCACGGTCGTGATGGTGCTGATGCTCGGCCAGGTCCGGATCATCTTCGCGATGTCCCGCGACGGCCTCATGCCGCGCAGCCTGGCGAAGACCGGCGGACGCGGTACGCCCAAGCGCGCGACCCTCGTGGTCGGCGCGCTGGTCGCCGTCGCGGCCACGTTCTTCCCGGCCGACAAGCTGGAAGAAATGGTGAACGTGGGCACGCTGTTCGCGTTCATCTTGGTGTCCGCCGGTGTGCTGGTGCTGCGCCGCACCCGCCCGGACCTCAAGCGGGTGTTCCGGGTCAAGGCCGTCTGGGTGATCGCGCCGCTGGCCATCGTGATCTGCCTGTGGCTCATGCTGAACCTGACCGTGCTGACCTGGCTGCGGTTCGTGGCCTGGATGGTGGTCGGCGTGGTGCTGTACTTCGCCTACGGCCGCCGCAAGTCGCTCCTGGGCCAACGGCAGTCCGGCGGGGAACCCGCCGGGACCGGCACCAGGGAAAGCTGAGGCAGCACCCGCTTGCGGTGACAGCGGGGGTCAGCGGGGACGGGGCAGGTCGCCGAAGAGGGAGCCCTGTTCGCCGAGGGAACGGGGGCGTCCGGTGCGGCCGAGGCCGGCGGCCATCGCCACCGCGTGGTCCCATTCCGGGTCCGCGAGGTAGTCGAGGTGCTTGAGCACCCCCGGCGCCCAGCGGCTGCGGCCGTCCGGGCCGCGCAGGGGATCGGGCAGCCAGTGATCACCGCCGAGGATCAGCACGCCGGAGTCCTCCGGGGTGGTCTCCAGCGGTCCGGGTCCGCCCTCCGGGAGGTACCCGTCGCCCAGCAGGTGCCGTCCGCTGGTCTGGTGCCGCCAGGTGGTGACGCCGCCGCCGAAGATGTCCGTGCCACGGCACAGCGCCCGCCAGCGGCCGTCCAGCTTCGCGAACAGCTCGGCCAGCGATTCCTGCGGCAGCACCGCCGGGAACGCGCGCTGGTAGCCCCACTGCAGGGGTGAGCCCGCGGTGAGCAGGCCGACCCGGTCCAGCTCGTCGTCCGGCAGTTCCTCACACAGCCTCGCGGCGGTGAGCACGGTCAGCACGCTGCCGAGATTCAGGCCGGACAGCACCACCCGCGTACCCGGCTCGGCGAGATGGTGCTTGACGCGGTCGGCCAGCTCGGGCACGACCTTCAACGCGTAGCACGGCGGCACCGCCGGGTGGGCGGCACGCGGCCAGAACGACACCAGATCCGACAACGCACCGAGGTGCCGGCTGCGTTGTGGTGAGCGCGCCGCCGAGTAGACCACCCGCAGCAGGCCGGCCGCGAGACCTCCGACCGCGAAGACCCCGACCGTCGACACCGGATCGAACCACGACGGATACAGCCCGAAAACGAAGCGCATCACGAGCAGCGCCACCGCGCCGACGCACAGGCCGAGCGAGACGATCGCCGTCAGGTGGTGCAGGTGCCGCCGTTCCCAGGACGACCTCGCCCAGGCCCGTGCCGCGTCCTGTTCCTGGTGCCGGTCGTGCTCCATGAGCTCGACGATCGGCGGGACGCCGCGCCGGCGCCGGCGCAGTGGCACGGCGATCGCGTACCCGGCGACCGCGCACAGCGCCATCAGCACGAGCCCGCCGCCCCACAGGGCGGTGACCAGGTCGTAGGTCGTCGGCAGCGCCAGCCCGTCCGCGCCGAGCAGCCGCCGCACGGCGAACGCCAGCCCGGCACCGAATCCGCCGCCGAGCAGTCCGGCCAGTGCGAGCACCGGCGCCGCGGCCCAGCCGCCGAGCCAGGGCCGCAGCCGTCGCGGCCGGTGCCGCCAGGTCGCCCGGGCCAGCAGGGCCGAGGGGACGAGCGTGAGCGCGAACAGCCCGGTGACCACGACCAGAGCCGCGCCGAGGCCTTCGACCGTCGCGTCGATGCCGGGCAGCCGGTCGCGTCCCGGAACCACCAGCACGGCCGAGGCGATCGTCACCAGGGTGGCGAACGCGATCAGGGTGCGCCGGGCGATCCGGCCGGTGTCGCTGCCGACCGCGGCCCCCACCAGCACGGCGAACACCAGCGCGAGCGCACAGATCCAGACGATCAGCCGGGGCACCTCGCCGGGGATTCGGAACGGCCCGCCGAGCAGCGGCAGCGCGATGCACGCCAGCGCCGCCACGGTGTGCAGCGCGGACATCCCGCGGACTTCGGGATCGGT carries:
- a CDS encoding glycosyltransferase family 2 protein, encoding MPRTVAPSTVRTLPVLAIVVCHDGAEWLPLALSALRRSTVRPRHVLAVDTGSTDRTAQLLAEAAAGAAGPETAPVLSGVLTLPGETGFAAAIAAAVEHAVQRWGDPGAWLWILHDDCAPEPDCLETLLHTAEQNPSAKVLGPLGLDWAEPRLIVEAGLSTDASGHRQQMSAEDGEPSEVLAVPSAGSLIQRELWHDLGGYDEDFPLLREDLDFGWRANTAGSLVLSVPAAHVRHARALSTGQRVPSAAGPSLVAVNRAHGLRVFLVNCSPTSYWLGLIRLPVLLMLRALVFFLLRRTTEAAAELAALRYLCGGRGNLRAARAKRRGVPRPGTVRGLFISRTTRLRNAIRAGVVGLVRRGVQSDLALGTVPDGVEQETAWIPPEALAASGARPVGPDALPAGALRGLSSRGSRLRRPGTVVAVTLPDAGTPPESEEDRARPEAGDRPAPAPRPQAPAAEPDLVFVAVNRRRVLAATVFAPPFVLVVVLTVLALVINRDRLGLDLWGGQLLPVGGLGEIWTTYLSPWHPIAGGTGAPAPATLPVLGTLGAVFTPIGGPAALVAILLIGDLPLAGLSAYAATRRLPVRRWVRAAIAAAYALLPAATASVAQGRIDVVVVHLVLPLVLAGLARLLTRPGTRWLHVSALSAFGVALLGAFSPLAHGLVLVGLLAGFVVLPAPSGLARRVASVGIVVLLPLVLLLPWPTVLLRHPELLVQGLGGPATAASGADLAGLTPGGPGAWPIGVAILAATLVALVVRPRKEVAGGLAVAALGVAGVFLVREVQLSPMQGGAPASGYAGVPLLFVGAGLLWAVLATWQRGGFGPVPASWLPKVLAVAGAVVVAALAAGAGLAGAQGPLTAQPRPQLAPEVSADVAATGRAVLDLGSGTGPVRQTGGRLALFGDDELAPVTGTPDRLAGWRRDLGQGDVAALKRTLAAAAASGVQYVVLPDGTDANAFAAAAGDLAAVGAPASDGRPVLRLLPKTGEVALISPELAKKAVTGGAAPGTNPGVSPVDAQLPDVRVRASDGPTGRLLVLAAEQEAGWQASVNGKAVPIVPAWGHQVAVSVPAQSSEISVTFPGTERGLLLLVQLAAVLFTALTAIPSRRRPAG
- a CDS encoding metallopeptidase family protein; the protein is MATARDYRQRQRLRRDRHGRGLRGTLYPASLPAAASRAERFDALVLDALEPIEARWRHELTKLDVAVDDVPEVHEDGRVPSDGVLHDGSVPLSRLVPAGVDRTGLPTRARIVLYRRPLEARAKDPVELADLVHDVLVEQVAGYLGVEPDVIEGD
- a CDS encoding DUF3499 domain-containing protein, whose product is MRSVRKCSRTGCPEPAVATLTYAYRDSTAVVGPLATASEPHSYDLCEAHALRLTVPKGWEVVRHEGTFATPEQSADELTALAEAVREAGRSDRPAPEPEPENPSGRRGHLRVLPGRA
- a CDS encoding phosphomannomutase/phosphoglucomutase, with product MPDLSGIVKAYDIRGVVGEQLDEALVRDFGAAFALLVKPETPSVVIGHDMRDSSPGLAAAFAEGVTSQGLDVVSIGLCSTDELYFASGSLNMPGAMFTASHNPAEYNGIKMCRAGAAPVGQDSGLSEIRDTVEQGVPEFQGQRGSVTERDVLGDYAGYLRGLVDLSGSRPLKVVVDAGNGMGGHTVPTVFDGLPIEIVPMYFELDGTFPNHEANPLDPKNIVDLQAKVRETGADAGVAFDGDADRCFVVDERGEPVSPSAITALVAVRELAKEPGGTVIHNLITSKGVPEIVAEHGGNPVRTRVGHSFIKAEMARTGAIFGGEHSAHYYFRDFWRADTGMLAALHVLAALGEQDGPLSSLTQDFSRYAASGEINSTVDDQVARMLAVKDAYAGKSGAEIDELDGLTVQLPGGAWFNLRPSNTEPLLRLNVEAADRAAVEALTDDVLGLVRG
- a CDS encoding Trm112 family protein, translating into MALTLDAQLLEILACPSPDHAPLRPGTPDDAEAEALTCTDCGRVYPVRDGIPVLLLDEALEPGGAGPEGAETGAAGEPDDDHADSA
- the manA gene encoding mannose-6-phosphate isomerase, class I; this encodes MELLRNAVRPYAWGSRTAIPQLQGRPVPAPHPEAELWMGAHPGDPSHVIGPDGTERSLLALVDADPVGQLGQRCTRRWGGRLPFLLKILAAEEPLSMQAHPSAAQAAEGYAREEKLGIPRDAANRNYPDPTAKPELVCALTEFHALAGFRDPHRTIKLLKAIETPGMAKYTGLLEAQPDPDGLRALFTTWITLPQRAFDELLPEVLDACVRHVADHGEFTVECRTILELGETHSRDAGVLAALLLNRLTLRAGEAIYLPAGNLHLYLHGIAVEILANSDNILRCGLTPKHVDVPELLRVVDFSCGEMPVQHGEPAGHGMAVYHTDAPEFELSRTEWAEGEDTELEVDSVGPQILLCTAGDLLVLADDGEQVELRRGQSVWLPAADPPVRIRPLDGTHSQLFRATAGTCED
- a CDS encoding cation diffusion facilitator family transporter, whose product is MSAGGGTKAIVAALSANAGIAVAKFAGFLVTGSSSMLAESVHSLADTANQGLLLLGKKSAQRRATREHPFGFGRERYFYSFVVALLLFTLGAAFALYEGIHKILEPEPLEAPLVAVIILVVAVCLEGYSFLTAIGESRKIKGDYSWWRFIRQAKEPELPVVLLEDTGALAGLVFALLGVGLSVLTGDPVFDGIGTVAIGLLLGIIAVILIVEMKSLLIGEGATETDLDTIVGELTGGEVERVIHIRTQYLGPDELLVAAKLALVPGLDTARIAAAIDAAEVRVRAKVPVASLIYLEPDLDRERG